In the Polyangiaceae bacterium genome, one interval contains:
- a CDS encoding FG-GAP-like repeat-containing protein — protein MSEYDVYQSCDGLSSDDASATSVHFNTGTKTESWNWNSLRTTENIGLVTGIMWHESMHGHDYHHRWDLCGWPSQSSYNGSWAAPQIVGGCMAEVLLRSQLYCNWSSSCSSGELEVIDGYSSTTCECVPDVYNSANENEAGDRFGASVTTGDFNGDSFEDLAVGTPDESGSIGVVYVFHGSPTGLHHRMRIAPQNVTVYDEESASFLTLGAEAGDKFGFAVAAGDFNGDGFDDLAIGTPGEKLSDPYCAAGACGYVVVLPGSSDGLIQSNGQGFGQKGLGANESGDQFGWSLAAGDFNADGEDDLAVGAPFEDYVGTDAGAVFVYSGIAGSGPALHYLAAQALIVQNLGGYYSEAGDEFGYALAAGNLFSSDTRDELAIGGPGEQWENTPDEGYVFVAEINAGGSWQLPFGARNWYNYGTTRFGEALAIGRLVASDEIADLAVGAPGESSNVGAAYILQGGSTSLSNRQRLHDGDAVAGDRFGAALAAGRFSSSTKDDLAVGIPGEAIGSATLQGAIWAYKGSTSNVTSWGYWQQNNFYAVGVNSYYGSGVQDAILPNEVIEVAQFGWALAAGNFNGDDGDELVVGAPQDQPSVVNSNSAGAVFVFNSGALTDAVKLNQVTMRYGNQFF, from the coding sequence ATGAGCGAGTACGACGTCTACCAGAGCTGCGACGGCTTGAGTTCGGACGACGCTAGTGCGACGTCGGTGCATTTCAACACCGGCACGAAGACCGAATCGTGGAATTGGAACAGCCTCAGAACGACTGAGAACATTGGTCTTGTGACCGGGATCATGTGGCATGAGTCAATGCACGGGCACGACTACCATCACCGCTGGGATCTCTGTGGCTGGCCCAGTCAAAGTTCCTACAACGGTTCTTGGGCGGCTCCGCAGATCGTTGGTGGCTGCATGGCAGAAGTGCTCCTCCGCTCTCAACTCTACTGCAACTGGAGCTCCTCTTGCTCCTCGGGTGAACTCGAAGTCATAGACGGCTACTCCTCAACGACATGTGAGTGCGTACCGGACGTCTACAACTCCGCCAATGAGAACGAGGCGGGCGACCGATTCGGCGCATCCGTGACGACTGGAGACTTCAACGGAGATAGTTTCGAGGATCTCGCGGTCGGTACTCCTGATGAGAGCGGCAGCATCGGTGTGGTGTATGTGTTCCATGGTAGCCCGACCGGGCTGCACCATCGAATGCGCATCGCACCGCAAAACGTGACGGTCTACGACGAAGAAAGCGCTAGCTTTCTGACGCTGGGAGCTGAGGCTGGCGACAAGTTCGGCTTTGCTGTCGCCGCGGGTGACTTCAATGGTGACGGGTTTGACGACCTCGCGATTGGCACTCCCGGAGAGAAACTGTCGGATCCGTATTGCGCTGCTGGAGCATGTGGCTACGTAGTGGTTCTGCCCGGTTCGAGCGATGGGCTCATTCAGTCCAACGGCCAGGGGTTTGGGCAAAAGGGCCTCGGGGCCAACGAATCGGGCGACCAGTTCGGATGGTCGTTGGCAGCTGGTGATTTCAATGCGGACGGGGAAGATGACCTAGCAGTGGGCGCTCCTTTCGAGGACTATGTTGGCACGGACGCTGGTGCCGTTTTCGTGTATAGCGGAATCGCTGGCTCTGGCCCGGCTCTTCACTACCTGGCTGCGCAAGCCCTCATCGTTCAGAACCTGGGAGGTTACTACAGCGAAGCAGGAGATGAGTTTGGGTATGCCCTCGCTGCCGGTAACTTGTTCAGCTCCGACACTCGCGATGAGCTTGCGATCGGGGGCCCTGGGGAACAGTGGGAGAACACTCCGGACGAGGGATACGTGTTCGTCGCGGAGATCAATGCGGGTGGGAGCTGGCAGCTGCCGTTCGGTGCCAGGAATTGGTACAACTATGGCACGACCCGCTTTGGCGAGGCGCTTGCGATCGGACGGCTCGTCGCCAGCGACGAGATTGCCGACCTTGCCGTCGGCGCCCCAGGTGAGAGTTCGAACGTTGGGGCGGCATACATCCTCCAGGGTGGCTCGACGTCCCTCTCCAATCGCCAGCGGCTGCATGACGGTGATGCTGTAGCCGGGGATAGGTTCGGAGCCGCCCTGGCAGCGGGCAGGTTTTCGTCGAGTACCAAGGACGACCTCGCGGTCGGCATTCCGGGTGAAGCCATCGGGAGTGCAACCCTCCAGGGAGCGATCTGGGCGTACAAAGGGTCAACGTCGAACGTGACCTCTTGGGGCTATTGGCAGCAGAACAACTTCTACGCCGTTGGAGTCAACAGCTACTATGGCTCGGGGGTGCAGGATGCGATTCTGCCTAACGAGGTGATTGAAGTTGCACAGTTCGGTTGGGCGCTGGCCGCAGGCAACTTCAATGGCGACGATGGTGACGAGCTCGTTGTGGGCGCACCACAGGACCAACCTAGTGTGGTGAACAGCAACTCTGCTGGCGCGGTATTTGTGTTCAACTCCGGAGCCCTGACGGATGCAGTCAAGTTGAACCAAGTAACGATGCGCTACGGGAATCAGTTCTTCTAG
- a CDS encoding sulfatase — protein MLLGWLLTCGSLLGILGLWVAGQPWSPGAALAAAAYGAVAGLLAGVPLQTLQSGLRRIQRVRRLMDGASNVEDDPSPRSARRRAWSLVVVLATVGVLASGLLAKRAVARIQNEELAGDLTLLVTATTVVSAIALAPALVGVISRALERVQLRVSSRWTADRELGIPLAAVLSAGIVWLCRRQYDSLTSLIPVLAVLLLLLAALPMFLPPRRFVSTKQRRVAVAFMTGLALLVTLAGLTARSRSTMAALADSTVMARVSRPFLLLLGDVDRDGASAWLGGGDCAPFDPKISPRAFDVPGNQIDEDCDGKDAESQAAVDRPKPLYSPSKLPKAAKNVIWVVVDAMRMDHTSLVPGYKHRSTPNLEKLAKESLLFTHALSQSSATLLSMPSMLLGRNPDQIDWVYNKRHSPLPGYRGLPQLLKPFGYHSAVVLNTYIIDNYDGITRGFDQKLDAWRGKGSRPWREGTSGSAISHGIEYIEDRLRAPQQQPFFLMLYFDDPHAAYVGHPGFEFGKSAKQLHISEVAQSDARLGMFLEYLRTRDRLWADSIVIVTADHGEEFGEHGGRYHAYSCHIESVHVPLLVRIPGVADKGKVVDSPVGLIDVLPTILEAIGHPEDEELDGQSLLVPALHPELTKPRNFRCATVSQRAGFDPFDRRALRTPSLALFEDRTKGTYELYDIEHDPLEKKPVSMPDKQQQLIDYARRTTTSNLADHTKF, from the coding sequence ATGCTTTTGGGTTGGCTGCTCACCTGCGGATCGCTGTTGGGCATCCTCGGTCTGTGGGTGGCGGGTCAGCCCTGGTCGCCTGGAGCAGCGCTCGCTGCTGCGGCATATGGTGCGGTTGCAGGCCTGCTAGCCGGTGTCCCTCTGCAAACGCTTCAGTCCGGCCTACGCCGGATTCAGCGCGTGCGCCGGTTGATGGACGGTGCTTCGAACGTCGAAGACGATCCTTCGCCGCGCAGCGCCCGGCGGCGCGCATGGAGCCTCGTGGTCGTGTTGGCCACCGTGGGCGTCTTGGCCAGCGGCCTGCTCGCCAAGCGTGCCGTCGCTCGCATACAGAACGAGGAACTCGCCGGGGATCTGACGCTCTTGGTGACTGCGACAACAGTCGTCAGTGCGATCGCGCTCGCCCCGGCACTCGTGGGCGTCATCTCCCGCGCACTGGAGAGGGTGCAGTTGCGCGTGTCCAGCCGCTGGACGGCCGATCGCGAGCTAGGCATTCCCTTGGCCGCAGTTCTCAGCGCGGGGATCGTCTGGCTTTGTCGTCGTCAATACGACTCGCTCACTTCACTGATTCCCGTTCTTGCGGTGCTTCTGCTTCTGCTAGCGGCGCTACCGATGTTCCTGCCGCCCCGCCGCTTCGTGAGTACCAAGCAACGTCGTGTGGCGGTTGCCTTCATGACGGGGCTTGCGCTTCTGGTGACCCTTGCGGGTCTGACGGCGCGTTCTCGCAGCACCATGGCGGCGCTTGCCGACTCGACGGTCATGGCCCGGGTTTCGAGGCCCTTCTTGCTCCTCTTGGGTGACGTCGATCGGGACGGAGCGTCGGCGTGGCTAGGCGGCGGCGACTGTGCTCCCTTCGATCCGAAGATTTCACCACGTGCCTTCGACGTTCCTGGCAACCAAATCGACGAGGACTGCGACGGCAAGGATGCGGAGAGTCAGGCTGCTGTCGACCGTCCCAAACCACTCTATTCACCCAGCAAGCTGCCCAAGGCGGCGAAGAACGTGATCTGGGTTGTCGTGGACGCCATGAGGATGGACCACACCTCACTGGTCCCTGGCTACAAGCATCGCTCGACGCCCAATCTGGAGAAACTTGCGAAGGAGTCGCTCCTCTTCACGCATGCCCTCAGCCAGTCGTCAGCGACCTTGCTTTCGATGCCGAGCATGTTGCTCGGGCGAAACCCGGATCAGATCGATTGGGTCTACAACAAGCGACACAGCCCGCTGCCCGGCTATCGCGGCCTTCCGCAGCTGCTGAAACCCTTCGGCTATCACTCGGCAGTCGTTCTGAACACGTACATCATCGACAACTACGACGGCATCACTCGCGGCTTCGACCAGAAATTGGATGCGTGGCGCGGCAAGGGTTCGCGGCCATGGCGGGAGGGCACGAGTGGATCCGCCATCAGTCATGGGATCGAATACATCGAGGATCGACTGCGCGCTCCCCAGCAGCAGCCCTTCTTCCTCATGCTCTACTTCGACGACCCCCATGCGGCGTATGTGGGCCACCCCGGATTCGAGTTTGGCAAGTCAGCCAAGCAGCTGCACATCAGTGAAGTTGCCCAGTCGGATGCACGTCTGGGCATGTTCCTCGAATACTTGAGGACGCGCGACCGGCTCTGGGCCGACAGCATCGTGATCGTGACCGCGGACCACGGAGAGGAGTTCGGGGAGCACGGTGGCCGGTATCACGCCTACAGCTGTCACATCGAGAGCGTCCACGTGCCACTGTTGGTTCGAATTCCAGGCGTCGCCGACAAGGGCAAGGTCGTCGATAGTCCGGTTGGGCTGATTGACGTGCTTCCGACCATCCTCGAGGCCATCGGTCACCCCGAGGACGAAGAGCTCGATGGGCAGAGCCTACTCGTCCCGGCGCTGCACCCCGAGCTCACCAAGCCCAGAAACTTCCGCTGCGCAACGGTGAGCCAGCGCGCGGGTTTCGATCCTTTCGACCGCAGGGCACTGCGCACGCCATCACTGGCACTCTTCGAGGACAGAACCAAGGGGACGTACGAACTCTACGACATCGAACATGACCCGCTAGAAAAGAAGCCGGTCTCGATGCCCGACAAACAGCAGCAGCTCATCGACTACGCCCGTCGCACCACCACCAGCAACCTGGCCGACCACACGAAGTTCTGA
- a CDS encoding tetratricopeptide repeat protein produces MDTRQADLEDKISTLEWLLADRSDAAEIRSAGEALALALEFRATDEMIGLDAVDAEVMDKAHNLLGEARRVAAELGDVEACVALASDIWESGSADRAQRGYEAAQRAEADPRASYLLGLFAFQGFGTEQDHAASLRHHRRAAEAGHPGAMFELYAMISQGLGCDVDADEALRWCDKAARAGNPRAMANMGGFYATGRGVERNDSLARDWYERAALAGHGRAAATLGIMYAAGSGAPQMLDKARAYFDMSETLGFDWRALASNAGVDPDVPELREDALTLRPPPAVPPPGPSTGSLGMPRAPSFDDLDEDAPDTVEVPVVESPPTLKTGAEPTSAMKRAAKTTTSKAPAKAKPTDAKSVTKKAGKKAQAAAKPKKAVKQAKVAATGAKAAEKADAKSTQQAAEKPTKTVKKAAAKKAPVKKAAKASPKKAAKTPAKKKTAPKKASTASNKAAPKKASTASNKAVKVSPKKAAKAVAKKASKKKAAPKKAAKKAAKSAAKGKGTPKKKASNKKPAKKKAAKSAAKRNAPPKKAGAKNTAKRSSSKARTAKAAKPKATKKAAKAKTKVAPSKKAPGKRAAKTSRPAKNAKSARAKKASKRH; encoded by the coding sequence ATGGACACGCGTCAAGCGGACCTGGAAGACAAGATCTCGACCTTGGAATGGCTGCTGGCGGATCGCAGCGACGCAGCCGAGATTCGCTCCGCAGGCGAGGCCCTCGCGCTCGCCCTCGAGTTCCGCGCGACCGACGAGATGATCGGGCTCGACGCGGTGGACGCAGAAGTGATGGACAAGGCGCACAACCTGCTCGGGGAAGCGCGCCGAGTCGCGGCCGAACTCGGCGACGTCGAAGCGTGCGTCGCCTTGGCCAGCGACATCTGGGAAAGCGGCAGTGCCGATCGAGCTCAGCGGGGCTACGAGGCAGCGCAACGCGCCGAGGCAGATCCGCGCGCGAGCTATCTGCTCGGGCTGTTCGCTTTCCAGGGCTTCGGTACGGAACAGGACCACGCCGCGAGTCTTCGCCATCACCGCCGCGCGGCCGAAGCTGGACATCCCGGTGCGATGTTCGAGCTCTACGCCATGATCTCGCAGGGCTTGGGCTGCGATGTGGACGCCGACGAGGCCCTTCGCTGGTGTGACAAGGCTGCGCGCGCTGGTAACCCCCGCGCCATGGCGAACATGGGCGGCTTCTACGCAACGGGGCGTGGAGTAGAGCGAAACGATTCCCTCGCTCGCGACTGGTACGAGCGCGCTGCGCTGGCCGGTCACGGTCGAGCCGCGGCCACCCTCGGCATCATGTACGCGGCGGGCAGCGGTGCGCCGCAGATGCTCGACAAGGCGCGTGCGTATTTCGACATGTCCGAGACTCTGGGTTTCGATTGGCGTGCCCTCGCGAGCAACGCGGGCGTGGACCCCGACGTACCGGAACTCCGCGAGGATGCGCTGACTCTGCGCCCTCCGCCTGCAGTGCCGCCGCCCGGGCCTTCTACCGGAAGCCTTGGCATGCCGAGAGCCCCGAGCTTCGACGACCTGGACGAGGACGCGCCCGACACCGTCGAGGTGCCCGTCGTGGAATCTCCGCCTACGCTCAAGACGGGCGCTGAACCAACCAGCGCGATGAAGCGCGCCGCCAAGACCACGACGAGCAAGGCACCTGCGAAGGCGAAACCCACGGACGCGAAATCCGTGACGAAGAAGGCCGGCAAGAAAGCGCAAGCGGCTGCCAAGCCCAAGAAGGCCGTGAAGCAGGCAAAGGTGGCAGCGACGGGTGCGAAGGCCGCGGAGAAAGCAGACGCGAAGTCGACGCAGCAGGCCGCCGAGAAGCCGACGAAGACCGTGAAGAAGGCCGCAGCGAAGAAGGCGCCGGTGAAGAAAGCGGCGAAGGCCTCACCGAAGAAGGCAGCCAAGACTCCGGCGAAGAAGAAAACGGCGCCGAAAAAAGCGAGCACGGCATCGAACAAAGCCGCGCCGAAGAAAGCGAGCACGGCATCGAACAAAGCCGTGAAGGTCTCGCCCAAGAAGGCTGCGAAGGCCGTCGCGAAGAAAGCCTCCAAGAAGAAGGCCGCGCCGAAGAAGGCTGCGAAGAAGGCAGCCAAGTCGGCGGCCAAGGGGAAGGGCACGCCGAAGAAAAAGGCTTCGAACAAGAAGCCCGCGAAGAAGAAGGCCGCCAAGTCTGCGGCGAAGCGGAATGCCCCGCCGAAGAAGGCCGGCGCCAAGAACACCGCGAAGAGGTCTTCGTCGAAGGCTCGCACGGCGAAAGCCGCCAAACCCAAGGCGACCAAGAAAGCGGCCAAGGCCAAGACCAAGGTAGCGCCGTCGAAAAAAGCGCCTGGCAAGCGCGCCGCCAAGACCAGCAGGCCCGCCAAGAACGCGAAGTCCGCGCGCGCAAAGAAAGCAAGCAAACGGCACTGA
- a CDS encoding HEAT repeat domain-containing protein: MSALLMAAAPALAGVESSQSREEVGQTVPAQFNPGGRGKPKPGGFRPGGRPGGAKPGGAKPGGAKPGGAKPGGAKPGGTKPGTDPEAGPGKGPGKDALIARYTGIVLSQPASQFPLQRLAELYRERDGNLEKLIADFEKRAADPQQPTALVALAGIYKQDGQQDRAIATYEKAIAKNPKDPDATMALAHVLFDRGDKAGALARYEKALPLLKSDAEKEQTLRTLMQLSLDLKRYDDASKHHKALVLRAKNSFYVKGELARELMLRAEYARAVTEYRAVVKAAAGDNRVLAPALRDLGNALAKQGNRKEAMETLQRALRVAGAQSGIRAEIYEIISEVYRAEDRLRELVAEIEKRGAHEFEEIRMLARLYEETGQVKKALTTYKQALAKKNGDIATRLKVVQLLQIQGELDEAIREYEALIRAAPRNPDYVFQLAEALIQRGDRKKALEHLKQLEGRSRQDEETLAALVDFYERVEEKDRAMQVLQRLGNMGSRDPRHLVELGARYWEEGDKQKALTTWQRIKTLVADKAHAQHTLGEVYLEHDMPVEALAAFREAMKLKPKNAKYRKAYAMALERTGSSAGSQEARNRQYDEARRIWETILKESGDNKYTEREARQHIVTLWSLSGQLEQRAAPLARRLRNKPPDLEAGRLLAEVQIRLRRYADAERTLQLVVKAAPGDGVSLGRLERVLVLQRKLKEAIAVLKKLIEADPKRAREAYQRMAQYAAELYQDDDAIRYAARAVELSPDDAEGHRKLGEMYRRRQETSKAIAAFRQSIQKNDRLFPVYFQLAELLISQGQTEEADLLLRRVVRASPDEELVAQAARLSMQVNLGRGTLESLEKELLPVALGNPQKPIYRRLLVDIYGAIAFPLAHRAKSGDAKEAEKARQALTKVGERAVKPLLDALSDERESQQRIAIELLSYIENKSAGPALFAFATGSADADLRARAMIAVGALNDPAMLDKMAELLAPGGHAVADESDPVILAAAWGVARLRHPSARGLLTQMLSSEAPSIRALGALGLGLAKDTKAKSALMNVARSLEAGAIPRAAAAFALGELGQADAVGVLTELSEASDPLVRATALVALSRLGAASAPRAIADALVSDNTEMMDAGIAAAAVHATNRIKNPRDPFAVPDTRVDVGDLLRRLIPSGYDAKERAEALIKIAPSLATAAVAAAQSSQSRARAIAEALLARGGAPAYGGLTADLSKLPPALGKSAEAAAESVAKAVTPAYVVLATHPSADTRILAVRLLGTRSDNDARAAVLGALTDREDPVRRAALEAIVAAKAPGSASAVTKLLEPSQSWPIRARAARALGVVAGSGQDRESALQALNKAATGDSVALVREAAVTALHQIDANASAPTLRKVAEKDAEARVRSTASKLLQGSGAPR, encoded by the coding sequence GTGTCCGCGCTGCTCATGGCCGCCGCGCCTGCGCTGGCAGGCGTGGAGTCGAGCCAATCGAGGGAGGAAGTCGGGCAGACCGTGCCTGCGCAGTTCAACCCAGGGGGACGTGGCAAGCCGAAGCCCGGCGGCTTTCGTCCTGGTGGACGGCCCGGCGGTGCAAAACCCGGCGGTGCAAAACCCGGTGGCGCCAAGCCCGGCGGCGCAAAACCCGGCGGTGCAAAACCCGGTGGCACCAAGCCTGGCACGGACCCCGAGGCCGGCCCCGGGAAAGGCCCTGGCAAGGACGCGCTGATCGCTCGCTACACCGGCATCGTGCTGTCGCAGCCAGCATCGCAGTTTCCGTTGCAGCGACTCGCGGAGCTCTACCGCGAGCGCGATGGCAACCTGGAAAAGCTGATTGCCGACTTCGAGAAGCGCGCCGCAGATCCCCAGCAGCCGACCGCGCTCGTAGCGCTAGCGGGGATCTACAAGCAGGATGGGCAGCAGGATCGGGCGATCGCGACTTACGAGAAAGCCATTGCGAAGAACCCGAAGGATCCCGACGCCACCATGGCGCTGGCACACGTGTTGTTCGATCGCGGGGACAAGGCGGGCGCCCTGGCCAGGTACGAGAAGGCGCTTCCGCTGCTCAAGTCCGACGCGGAAAAAGAGCAGACGCTGCGCACGCTGATGCAGCTGTCCCTCGACTTGAAGCGATACGACGACGCTTCCAAGCACCACAAGGCGCTCGTTCTACGCGCGAAGAACTCCTTCTACGTCAAGGGCGAGTTGGCACGCGAGCTGATGCTGCGAGCGGAGTACGCGCGCGCCGTCACGGAGTACCGCGCGGTGGTCAAGGCGGCCGCCGGCGACAATCGCGTGCTGGCGCCTGCCCTACGCGACCTGGGCAACGCCCTGGCCAAGCAAGGCAATCGCAAGGAAGCCATGGAAACGCTGCAGCGTGCGTTGCGTGTGGCTGGCGCACAGTCTGGAATTCGCGCCGAGATCTACGAGATCATCAGCGAGGTCTACCGTGCGGAGGATCGCCTGCGCGAGCTGGTCGCCGAGATCGAGAAGCGCGGCGCCCACGAGTTCGAAGAGATCCGCATGTTGGCGCGGCTCTACGAAGAGACGGGCCAGGTCAAGAAGGCGCTCACGACCTACAAGCAAGCGCTAGCGAAGAAGAACGGCGACATCGCGACTCGGCTCAAGGTCGTTCAACTGCTGCAGATCCAGGGGGAGCTGGACGAGGCCATTCGCGAGTACGAAGCGCTCATTCGAGCGGCACCGCGCAACCCTGACTACGTGTTCCAGCTCGCAGAAGCGCTCATTCAACGAGGCGACCGCAAGAAGGCCTTGGAGCACCTCAAGCAGTTGGAAGGTCGCTCCCGCCAAGACGAAGAAACCCTGGCAGCGCTTGTCGACTTCTACGAACGAGTGGAAGAGAAGGACCGCGCCATGCAGGTGCTGCAACGCCTGGGCAACATGGGCTCGCGGGACCCGCGTCACTTGGTGGAGCTGGGTGCGCGCTATTGGGAAGAGGGCGACAAGCAAAAGGCGCTGACCACCTGGCAGCGCATCAAGACGCTGGTTGCCGACAAGGCCCATGCGCAGCACACCCTCGGGGAGGTGTACCTGGAGCACGACATGCCCGTGGAGGCCCTAGCGGCCTTCCGCGAGGCAATGAAGCTCAAGCCCAAGAACGCCAAGTACCGCAAGGCCTACGCCATGGCGCTAGAGCGCACGGGCTCGTCCGCGGGCAGCCAGGAGGCGCGCAATCGCCAATACGACGAGGCGCGTCGTATCTGGGAAACGATCCTGAAGGAGAGCGGCGACAACAAGTACACCGAGCGCGAGGCGCGGCAGCACATCGTGACGCTGTGGAGTCTGTCGGGACAGCTCGAACAGCGCGCGGCTCCCCTCGCACGCCGCCTGCGCAACAAGCCGCCGGACTTGGAAGCGGGGCGGCTGTTGGCCGAAGTGCAGATCCGCTTGCGGCGCTACGCGGACGCGGAGCGCACGCTGCAACTGGTGGTCAAGGCTGCACCGGGAGATGGCGTGAGCCTGGGGCGCTTGGAGCGGGTGCTGGTATTGCAGCGCAAGCTCAAGGAGGCCATCGCCGTCTTGAAGAAGCTGATCGAAGCCGACCCGAAGCGTGCTCGAGAGGCCTACCAACGCATGGCGCAGTACGCCGCCGAGCTGTACCAAGACGACGATGCGATTCGCTATGCCGCGCGCGCCGTCGAACTCTCACCCGACGATGCGGAAGGACATCGCAAGCTCGGGGAGATGTACCGACGGCGCCAGGAGACCAGCAAGGCGATCGCCGCCTTCCGCCAGTCGATTCAGAAGAACGACCGGCTGTTCCCGGTCTACTTTCAGCTGGCGGAGCTGCTGATCAGCCAAGGTCAAACTGAAGAAGCGGACTTGTTGCTGCGGCGCGTCGTGCGCGCCTCGCCCGACGAAGAACTCGTGGCCCAAGCGGCGCGCTTGAGCATGCAGGTGAATCTCGGCCGCGGCACGCTGGAGAGTCTGGAGAAGGAGCTCCTTCCCGTTGCCTTGGGCAATCCGCAAAAGCCCATCTATCGTCGCCTGTTGGTCGACATCTACGGCGCGATCGCATTTCCGCTCGCGCATCGTGCCAAGAGCGGCGACGCGAAGGAGGCGGAAAAGGCCCGCCAAGCGCTGACCAAGGTCGGCGAACGCGCCGTGAAGCCGCTGCTGGATGCGCTGTCGGACGAACGTGAGTCCCAACAGCGTATCGCCATCGAACTGCTTTCCTACATCGAGAACAAGAGCGCGGGCCCGGCTCTCTTCGCCTTTGCCACTGGCAGCGCGGATGCCGACCTGCGCGCGCGAGCGATGATCGCCGTGGGGGCTTTGAACGACCCCGCCATGCTGGACAAGATGGCCGAGCTCCTGGCCCCGGGTGGCCACGCGGTCGCGGACGAGTCGGATCCGGTGATCTTGGCTGCTGCCTGGGGCGTAGCGCGTTTGCGGCACCCGAGCGCACGCGGCTTGCTCACGCAGATGCTGAGCAGCGAAGCACCGAGCATCCGGGCGCTGGGCGCTCTGGGGCTGGGACTTGCCAAGGACACCAAGGCCAAGAGTGCGTTGATGAACGTGGCCCGTTCCCTCGAAGCAGGAGCGATTCCGCGTGCCGCCGCGGCATTTGCCTTGGGCGAGCTTGGGCAGGCCGACGCCGTAGGCGTGCTGACGGAACTTTCCGAGGCAAGCGATCCCCTGGTGCGAGCCACCGCGCTCGTGGCCTTGTCGCGCTTGGGTGCTGCCAGCGCACCGCGCGCCATTGCCGACGCGCTCGTCAGCGACAACACCGAGATGATGGATGCGGGAATCGCCGCGGCGGCGGTGCACGCCACGAACCGCATCAAGAACCCGCGAGATCCCTTCGCCGTCCCGGACACCCGCGTGGACGTGGGCGACCTGCTGCGGCGCCTGATCCCCAGCGGCTACGACGCCAAGGAACGCGCGGAGGCCTTGATCAAGATTGCCCCCAGCTTGGCCACGGCAGCAGTGGCGGCGGCACAAAGCTCCCAGAGCCGGGCCCGTGCCATCGCCGAAGCACTTCTCGCCCGAGGTGGCGCGCCTGCCTACGGCGGGCTCACGGCGGATCTGTCAAAGCTGCCTCCGGCGCTCGGCAAGAGCGCAGAAGCGGCAGCGGAGAGCGTGGCCAAAGCCGTCACTCCGGCCTACGTGGTACTGGCGACGCATCCCAGTGCCGACACGCGTATACTGGCGGTGCGTCTGCTTGGCACACGCAGCGACAACGATGCACGCGCGGCCGTGCTCGGTGCCCTGACGGATCGAGAAGATCCGGTGCGGCGAGCCGCCCTCGAGGCCATCGTTGCCGCCAAAGCGCCCGGCAGCGCCAGCGCGGTGACCAAGCTCTTGGAGCCGTCGCAGAGTTGGCCGATTCGCGCACGCGCAGCGCGCGCGCTCGGCGTGGTCGCTGGGTCGGGTCAGGACCGCGAGAGCGCCCTGCAGGCTCTGAACAAGGCCGCCACCGGGGACAGCGTGGCCTTGGTGCGCGAGGCAGCAGTCACGGCACTTCACCAGATCGACGCAAACGCCTCGGCGCCCACGCTGCGCAAGGTCGCCGAGAAGGACGCCGAAGCGCGAGTGCGAAGCACCGCCTCCAAGCTGCTTCAGGGTTCAGGAGCGCCACGATGA
- the tsaD gene encoding tRNA (adenosine(37)-N6)-threonylcarbamoyltransferase complex transferase subunit TsaD — protein MHVLGIETSCDETAAAVVRSDGTVLSQVVHSQIDLHAPFGGIVPELAARDHMANLDPVVESTLERAGLDLSGIDGIAVTCRPGLSGALLVGTGYARGLAWALEKPIVGVDHLVGHLLAAFLRLPDAPPTPTLPFVALLASGGHTALYRVDGFDLEQIQELGATRDDAAGEAFDKVAKLLGLGYPGGPVIDRLAREGNASAIELSKPMPARKSLEFSFSGLKTQVMRWVKDHGQPGDSQTLRDLCAAFQARVVDTLVQKAVRAATQQDVDTLVLAGGVAANRELREKAAAAAARTRLALCVPPLAACTDNAAMIAFAGAHRLERGEDERLTLETSPHTALLTVTRKGAGRR, from the coding sequence ATGCACGTTTTGGGCATCGAGACGTCCTGCGACGAGACCGCCGCAGCCGTCGTCCGCAGCGACGGCACCGTGCTCTCGCAGGTCGTGCATTCCCAGATCGATCTGCACGCGCCTTTTGGCGGCATCGTTCCGGAGCTCGCCGCGCGCGACCACATGGCCAACTTGGATCCCGTGGTCGAAAGCACGCTCGAGCGCGCAGGCCTCGATCTGAGTGGCATCGACGGCATCGCCGTGACCTGTCGCCCGGGATTGAGCGGGGCGCTCCTGGTGGGCACGGGCTACGCACGTGGGCTGGCCTGGGCGCTGGAGAAGCCCATCGTCGGAGTGGATCATCTCGTAGGGCACTTGCTGGCAGCCTTCTTGCGCTTGCCGGATGCGCCACCGACGCCGACCTTGCCCTTCGTTGCGCTGTTGGCCTCGGGCGGCCACACCGCGCTCTATCGAGTGGACGGATTCGATCTGGAGCAAATCCAAGAGCTGGGCGCGACGAGGGACGACGCCGCCGGCGAGGCCTTCGACAAAGTCGCCAAGCTGCTCGGCCTTGGCTATCCGGGTGGGCCCGTCATCGATCGCCTCGCGCGAGAGGGCAACGCTTCGGCCATCGAGCTCTCGAAACCCATGCCGGCCCGCAAGTCCTTGGAGTTCAGCTTCTCTGGCCTCAAGACCCAAGTCATGCGCTGGGTGAAGGACCACGGTCAACCTGGTGACAGCCAGACCCTGCGCGATCTGTGCGCCGCATTCCAAGCGCGCGTCGTCGACACACTCGTGCAGAAGGCGGTGCGCGCGGCGACGCAGCAAGACGTGGATACCCTCGTTCTGGCCGGCGGCGTGGCCGCCAATCGAGAGTTGCGTGAGAAGGCCGCGGCTGCCGCGGCGCGCACGCGCCTGGCTCTGTGCGTCCCGCCGCTGGCCGCGTGCACGGACAACGCTGCGATGATCGCTTTCGCGGGCGCCCATCGGCTCGAGCGCGGCGAGGACGAGCGACTCACGCTGGAAACGAGTCCGCACACCGCGCTGCTCACCGTCACCCGCAAGGGCGCCGGGCGCCGTTGA